In the genome of uncultured Pseudodesulfovibrio sp., one region contains:
- the gatB gene encoding Asp-tRNA(Asn)/Glu-tRNA(Gln) amidotransferase subunit GatB, giving the protein MSRYETVIGLEVHAQMKTESKIFCSCSTKFGNEPNENVCAVCSGMPGVLPVLNEKVAEYATKAGLATNCEINLKSVFARKNYFYPDLPKGYQISQFELPICEHGHVDIEVDGEKKRVGLTRIHMEEDAGKNIHSAADNASFVDLNRTGVPLIEIVSEPDMRSAEEAVAYLKELRSVLLYLDICDGNMEEGSFRCDANVSIRPYGQEEFGTRAELKNLNSFKHIQKAIEYEVERQIDLVEDGEAVVQETRLYNVDKGTTHSMRGKEEAHDYRYFPDPDLVPLVLEQAWVDQWKSELPELPSAKRERFMAEYDLADYDAALITNDLAVADYFEAAVKAYAGEAKKVTNWVVGELLPFCHENEAEACEVKLTPEKLAALLSLVDDGTISVKIGKDIFRDLCASGDDPAEYVKAKGLVQMSDTSELEAMVDKVIADNPSEVEAFKGGKTKLMGFFMGQVMRLSKGQANPGVVTQLFTKKLS; this is encoded by the coding sequence ATGTCCCGGTACGAAACCGTCATCGGCCTTGAAGTCCATGCTCAGATGAAAACCGAGAGCAAGATCTTCTGTTCCTGCTCCACCAAGTTCGGCAACGAGCCCAACGAGAACGTCTGCGCGGTCTGCTCCGGCATGCCCGGCGTGCTGCCCGTGCTGAACGAGAAGGTCGCCGAATACGCGACCAAGGCCGGCCTGGCCACCAATTGCGAGATCAATCTCAAGTCCGTGTTCGCCCGCAAGAACTACTTTTATCCCGACCTGCCCAAGGGGTACCAGATTTCCCAGTTCGAGCTGCCCATCTGCGAGCACGGCCACGTCGATATCGAGGTGGACGGCGAGAAGAAGCGCGTGGGTCTGACCCGTATCCACATGGAAGAGGACGCAGGGAAGAACATCCACTCCGCTGCGGACAACGCCAGTTTCGTGGACCTGAACAGGACCGGCGTGCCCCTCATCGAGATCGTGTCCGAGCCGGACATGCGTTCCGCCGAGGAGGCCGTTGCCTACCTCAAGGAATTGCGTTCCGTGCTCCTCTACCTCGATATTTGCGACGGCAACATGGAGGAGGGCTCTTTCCGCTGCGACGCCAACGTCTCCATCCGGCCGTACGGCCAGGAGGAGTTCGGCACCCGCGCGGAACTGAAGAACCTCAACTCCTTCAAGCACATCCAGAAAGCCATCGAGTACGAGGTGGAGCGCCAGATCGATCTGGTGGAGGATGGCGAAGCGGTTGTCCAGGAGACCCGGCTGTACAACGTGGACAAGGGCACGACCCATTCCATGCGCGGCAAGGAGGAGGCCCACGATTACCGCTACTTCCCGGACCCGGATCTCGTTCCGCTGGTTCTGGAGCAGGCCTGGGTGGACCAGTGGAAGTCGGAACTGCCCGAGTTGCCTTCGGCCAAGCGCGAGCGGTTCATGGCCGAGTACGATCTGGCCGACTACGACGCGGCTCTGATCACCAACGATCTGGCCGTGGCCGACTATTTCGAAGCCGCGGTCAAGGCCTATGCCGGCGAAGCCAAGAAGGTCACCAACTGGGTGGTCGGCGAACTGTTGCCGTTCTGCCATGAAAACGAGGCCGAGGCGTGCGAGGTCAAACTGACCCCGGAAAAGCTGGCCGCGCTGCTTTCGCTGGTGGACGACGGGACCATCTCGGTCAAGATCGGCAAGGACATCTTCCGCGACCTGTGCGCGTCCGGCGACGATCCGGCGGAGTACGTCAAGGCCAAGGGGCTGGTCCAGATGTCCGACACCTCCGAGCTGGAGGCCATGGTCGACAAGGTCATCGCCGACAACCCGTCCGAGGTTGAGGCCTTCAAGGGCGGCAAGACCAAACTCATGGGATTCTTCATGGGCCAGGTCATGCGCCTGTCCAAGGGCCAGGCCAACCCCGGCGTGGTCACGCAGCTGTTTACGAAGAAGCTTTCGTAA
- the mtnA gene encoding S-methyl-5-thioribose-1-phosphate isomerase, with protein MTEHIQYSPEKDALILLDQRYLPNREDWFECKTTDDICYALVVMVVRGAPAIGVTAAYGCYLAGREVQGMDGDWKANLSVKLDQIHDARPTAVNLRWAVREMRRVWEEAGDVSLEELLGIWLERAKEIHAGDIEMCELIGKFGGELIDDGDTVMTHCNAGALATAGYGTALGVIRGAIDQGKKVSVIANETRPFLQGARLTAYELHKDGIPVKVACDNACALLMKRGLVDKVVVGADRITANGDAVNKIGTFGVAIIAKRFNVPFYVAAPVYTIDPETPTGDDVPIEDRDPREVTHIGDHRIPPEGVEVYNLAFDPTPNELIAGIITEKGVLYPPYDVAIKKLFS; from the coding sequence ATGACCGAACACATTCAGTATTCTCCCGAGAAAGACGCCCTGATCCTGCTTGACCAGCGTTACCTGCCCAACCGGGAGGACTGGTTCGAGTGCAAGACCACGGACGACATCTGCTACGCCCTGGTTGTCATGGTCGTGCGCGGCGCTCCCGCCATCGGCGTGACAGCCGCCTATGGCTGCTACCTGGCCGGGCGCGAGGTGCAGGGCATGGACGGCGATTGGAAGGCCAATCTGTCGGTCAAGCTGGACCAGATCCACGACGCCAGGCCCACGGCGGTGAACCTGCGCTGGGCCGTGCGCGAGATGCGCCGAGTCTGGGAGGAGGCGGGTGACGTTTCCCTGGAGGAGCTGCTGGGCATCTGGCTTGAGCGGGCCAAGGAAATTCACGCGGGTGACATCGAGATGTGCGAGCTGATCGGCAAGTTCGGCGGCGAGCTTATTGACGACGGCGACACCGTGATGACCCACTGCAACGCGGGCGCGCTGGCCACTGCCGGATACGGCACGGCGCTGGGCGTGATCCGTGGAGCTATCGACCAGGGCAAGAAGGTTTCGGTCATCGCCAACGAAACACGGCCCTTCCTGCAGGGCGCGCGACTGACCGCCTACGAACTGCACAAGGACGGCATCCCGGTCAAGGTGGCCTGCGACAACGCTTGCGCCCTGCTGATGAAGCGCGGCCTGGTGGACAAGGTCGTGGTCGGAGCGGACCGGATCACGGCCAACGGCGACGCGGTCAACAAGATCGGCACCTTCGGAGTGGCCATCATCGCCAAGCGGTTCAATGTTCCGTTCTACGTGGCCGCGCCGGTGTATACCATCGATCCGGAGACGCCCACGGGCGACGATGTGCCCATCGAGGATCGCGATCCGCGCGAAGTGACGCACATCGGCGACCACCGCATCCCGCCCGAGGGAGTGGAAGTCTACAACCTGGCCTTTGACCCCACGCCCAATGAGCTTATAGCGGGCATCATCACCGAGAAGGGCGTGCTGTATCCCCCCTACGACGTTGCCATCAAGAAGCTGTTCAGCTAA
- the der gene encoding ribosome biogenesis GTPase Der: MLPIVALVGRPNVGKSTLFNRLLRKSRSITHDMPGVTRDRIYGECIMGETRFDLIDTGGMVLESEATPELSKDFEDEIFEQAQEAINEANAIIFVVDGKEGLTPLDQQAAEYVRRSGKPLMMLVNKVDGSEFEAGMTAEFHALGIEFMPVSAAHGYNLHGVRDRVRKFVKALGLPEEDDSGVEQGLRLTMLGRPNAGKSSLINAIIGKDRLIVSDVAGTTRDSIDVTFEKKDKRYTFVDTAGVRKRANIQDHLEKISVIRALKNSKRSDVTILTIDITLGVGRQDKRLIEFLAKEKTPFIVVVNKADLIPRNETNKALEAFREELRLIPHVPIVMTSAVKGLGIGKLLPLAETLRQECAIRVGTGELNRAMQAVVEKLQPPVVKRRRPKFYYVTQADEPIPTFVFFCNDHTIVKTSYVRYLENQFRKLLGIKSAPVNIVFRSSHDKKEWEKARGISALGMRGPGRERIGGAKTRRHEQKYKALKSKRRRDERDSAEEQGGKRKKGK; the protein is encoded by the coding sequence ATGCTGCCGATCGTCGCCCTGGTGGGCCGCCCCAACGTGGGCAAATCCACCCTCTTCAACCGACTTCTGAGGAAGTCGCGGTCCATTACCCACGACATGCCCGGGGTGACGCGCGACCGTATTTACGGCGAGTGCATCATGGGAGAGACCCGGTTCGACCTCATCGACACCGGCGGCATGGTCCTGGAGTCCGAGGCCACGCCCGAGTTGTCCAAGGACTTCGAGGACGAGATCTTCGAGCAGGCGCAGGAGGCCATCAACGAGGCCAATGCGATCATCTTCGTGGTCGACGGCAAGGAGGGGCTGACCCCGCTGGACCAGCAGGCGGCGGAGTATGTGCGCCGCTCCGGAAAGCCGTTGATGATGCTGGTCAACAAGGTCGACGGCAGCGAGTTCGAGGCCGGTATGACCGCCGAATTCCACGCGCTGGGCATTGAATTCATGCCTGTGTCCGCAGCCCACGGCTACAATTTGCACGGCGTGCGTGACCGCGTTCGCAAGTTCGTCAAGGCCCTGGGCCTGCCCGAGGAAGATGACAGCGGAGTGGAGCAGGGCCTGAGGCTGACCATGCTCGGCCGCCCCAACGCGGGCAAGTCCTCCCTGATCAACGCGATCATCGGCAAGGACCGGCTGATCGTTTCGGACGTGGCCGGAACCACCCGCGACTCCATCGACGTGACCTTCGAGAAGAAGGATAAGCGGTACACCTTTGTGGACACGGCGGGCGTTCGCAAGCGGGCCAACATCCAGGATCATCTGGAGAAGATCAGCGTCATACGGGCGCTCAAGAACTCCAAGCGTTCCGACGTGACCATCCTGACCATCGACATCACGCTGGGCGTGGGCCGTCAGGACAAGCGGCTCATCGAATTTCTGGCCAAGGAGAAGACCCCGTTCATCGTGGTCGTCAACAAGGCCGACCTCATTCCCCGCAACGAGACCAACAAGGCGCTCGAGGCGTTCCGCGAGGAACTGCGTCTGATCCCGCACGTGCCCATCGTCATGACCAGCGCGGTCAAGGGGCTGGGTATCGGCAAGCTGCTGCCCCTGGCCGAGACCCTGCGCCAGGAGTGCGCCATCCGCGTCGGCACCGGCGAATTGAACCGGGCCATGCAGGCTGTGGTGGAGAAGCTTCAGCCTCCGGTGGTCAAGCGTCGTCGGCCCAAGTTCTATTACGTCACCCAGGCGGACGAACCCATTCCGACCTTCGTGTTCTTCTGCAACGACCACACGATCGTGAAGACGTCCTACGTGCGTTATCTGGAGAACCAGTTCCGCAAGCTGCTGGGCATCAAGTCCGCGCCGGTGAACATCGTGTTCCGCTCCAGCCACGACAAGAAGGAGTGGGAAAAGGCGCGCGGCATTTCGGCGCTGGGCATGCGCGGTCCGGGCCGCGAGCGCATTGGCGGAGCCAAGACGCGCCGTCACGAGCAGAAGTACAAGGCTCTCAAGAGCAAACGGCGTCGTGACGAGCGCGACAGCGCGGAAGAGCAGGGCGGAAAGCGGAAAAAGGGCAAATAG
- a CDS encoding tyrosine-type recombinase/integrase yields the protein MAFKPYKGPGGKYRMRFRFKGNEYSRVVRTKADGETWKQEKLAELKKADKEAPDGLTLSVMFETYMDDCRARMRPQTVDEKLRHLTKFADSLGQDVYPEQISIKLAQSFISSVQRDKTNKTANRYLRTVKACWNWHIKKGERIDNPWNNVEKYPEEAHLKNVPTAEQVAAVLMAANPFQSDYLQLILQTAARPGEIRLLKWDDVIFDRKVLILWTRKRRGGGKTPRPAHMTKTMETILRRRWANHPGGPWVFTHPDTGKNYERHSNAIQYMMTRLCKKADVSFFDLYSLRHYVSQRVIDSGKAKPVDVQRLLGHQRLTTTDNYIKSLVPDMHNLDDVLESILGQNEEENAQKGAQQGGTK from the coding sequence GTGGCATTCAAACCATACAAGGGGCCGGGCGGAAAGTACCGGATGAGATTCCGCTTCAAAGGGAACGAATACAGCCGGGTCGTGAGGACCAAGGCAGACGGGGAGACGTGGAAGCAAGAAAAGCTCGCGGAGCTCAAGAAAGCCGACAAGGAAGCGCCCGACGGCTTGACGCTTTCCGTCATGTTCGAGACATACATGGACGACTGCCGGGCCCGGATGCGGCCGCAAACGGTTGATGAAAAACTCCGGCACTTGACCAAATTTGCGGACTCACTTGGACAAGATGTTTACCCGGAACAAATCTCAATCAAACTGGCACAATCTTTCATTTCCAGCGTCCAGCGAGACAAAACCAATAAGACAGCGAATCGCTACCTCCGCACCGTCAAAGCATGCTGGAACTGGCACATCAAAAAAGGCGAGCGGATAGACAATCCGTGGAACAACGTTGAGAAGTACCCCGAAGAAGCCCACCTAAAAAACGTCCCCACAGCGGAACAAGTGGCGGCTGTACTCATGGCCGCAAACCCTTTCCAGTCCGACTACCTCCAACTCATCTTGCAAACAGCAGCTCGACCGGGAGAAATACGTCTCCTTAAATGGGATGATGTCATATTCGACCGGAAGGTACTCATCTTGTGGACTAGGAAACGAAGAGGCGGAGGCAAGACGCCGCGCCCTGCCCACATGACCAAGACCATGGAGACGATCCTCAGAAGGCGATGGGCGAACCATCCAGGCGGTCCATGGGTGTTCACCCATCCCGATACAGGAAAGAACTACGAACGCCATTCCAACGCCATCCAATACATGATGACAAGGCTATGCAAGAAAGCGGATGTCAGCTTCTTCGACCTGTACTCACTGCGCCACTACGTCAGCCAGCGGGTGATAGATTCAGGCAAGGCAAAGCCGGTTGATGTCCAAAGACTCCTTGGGCACCAAAGGCTTACCACGACCGACAACTACATAAAATCCCTCGTCCCAGACATGCACAATCTGGACGATGTCCTGGAGTCAATTTTGGGCCAAAACGAAGAAGAAAATGCTCAAAAGGGGGCACAACAGGGGGGCACAAAATAA
- a CDS encoding HNH endonuclease, whose amino-acid sequence MFRYTPDQIEFLREGYKTNRLPELTDLFNGRFGLDKTKGQIRATLKNHGLCVGWAPGNPKGTYRLFTEEQAEFIRKGYKSMSLAELTEAFNERFKDTKDILQIRGFTRNHSIKSGRTGRFEKGQEVWNKGTKGVMKPNSGNFKKGSIPANTLPMYTERINRDGFVEIKVPIANPYTTAKTRFMHKQVWVWEQANGPVPEGYVIRFLDGDKTNCSLDNLGLFSRAESLEMTRIGYTEAPEDVKPSVAALAKLSTKVRRVERKVHGYNTPGEVMDKVLETAQALSGAGIGAFSAHQIQRAGWPEVEGYKAVKLGISMALAFAVQRGKLVRVDRGLYQVPQNSKFNDKD is encoded by the coding sequence ATGTTCCGGTATACGCCTGACCAGATCGAGTTCCTGCGCGAAGGGTACAAAACCAACCGCCTGCCGGAACTGACGGACCTCTTCAATGGACGCTTTGGCCTGGACAAGACCAAGGGCCAGATCCGCGCCACGTTGAAGAACCACGGCCTGTGCGTCGGATGGGCACCGGGCAACCCCAAGGGCACCTACCGGCTGTTCACGGAAGAGCAAGCCGAGTTCATCCGCAAGGGCTACAAGTCCATGTCCCTGGCAGAACTCACCGAGGCTTTCAACGAGCGCTTCAAGGACACCAAGGACATCCTCCAGATTCGCGGCTTCACCCGGAATCACTCCATCAAGTCCGGCCGGACCGGGCGGTTCGAGAAGGGGCAGGAAGTCTGGAACAAAGGCACCAAGGGCGTGATGAAGCCGAATAGCGGAAATTTCAAGAAGGGAAGCATTCCGGCCAACACCCTGCCGATGTACACGGAGCGGATTAATCGGGACGGTTTCGTCGAAATCAAAGTCCCCATAGCCAACCCTTACACCACAGCCAAGACGCGGTTCATGCACAAGCAGGTGTGGGTGTGGGAACAGGCCAACGGTCCGGTCCCCGAGGGCTATGTGATCCGTTTCTTGGACGGCGACAAGACCAATTGCTCATTGGACAACCTCGGGCTGTTCTCTCGGGCCGAAAGCCTGGAGATGACACGCATTGGCTACACCGAGGCTCCCGAGGACGTGAAGCCGTCTGTTGCCGCCCTCGCCAAGCTCAGCACGAAAGTGCGCAGAGTCGAGCGTAAAGTCCATGGGTACAATACCCCCGGCGAGGTCATGGACAAGGTCCTTGAAACAGCCCAGGCACTCTCCGGGGCTGGCATTGGGGCGTTCTCCGCACACCAGATTCAAAGGGCTGGCTGGCCAGAAGTCGAAGGCTACAAGGCGGTCAAGCTCGGCATATCCATGGCCCTGGCCTTCGCGGTGCAGCGCGGGAAACTGGTGCGCGTTGACCGTGGCCTGTATCAGGTGCCGCAAAATTCAAAATTCAACGACAAGGATTGA